The following coding sequences lie in one Flavobacterium sediminis genomic window:
- the apaG gene encoding Co2+/Mg2+ efflux protein ApaG has protein sequence MVTQITKGIKISVLTSFEGTYFKNYRIHFAFSYQITIENQSKDSVQLNSRHWEILDALNNKELVDGEGVVGKKPVLKPGEKHTYTSGCLLSSPIGAMKGYFNMINFTTTKSFKVYIPTFKFSAPFALN, from the coding sequence ATGGTAACCCAAATTACAAAAGGCATAAAAATCTCTGTATTAACTAGTTTTGAAGGTACTTATTTCAAAAACTACAGGATTCACTTTGCTTTCAGTTACCAGATCACTATTGAAAATCAAAGTAAAGATTCCGTTCAGTTAAACTCAAGACACTGGGAAATCTTAGACGCTTTGAACAACAAAGAATTAGTCGACGGCGAAGGGGTTGTAGGTAAAAAACCGGTTCTGAAACCCGGCGAAAAACACACCTATACTTCAGGCTGCCTCCTTTCTTCTCCCATCGGGGCTATGAAAGGCTATTTTAACATGATCAACTTTACTACTACTAAAAGTTTTAAAGTTTACATTCCTACTTTTAAATTCAGTGCACCTTTTGCATTGAATTAA